From one Catellatospora sp. IY07-71 genomic stretch:
- a CDS encoding immune inhibitor A domain-containing protein, with amino-acid sequence MRIRRIGTAAGIAAALVAASLTATPASGAPARAVTPQDPTGVSRPDNLPNPLNAKRQETLKKAIADVVSGKAKPIQRNGSEVVQVAKGRWAELKKKADKVDPIFTILVEFGDQVGPDGTGGTPGPSYNQIPQPDRTKDNSTYWVSNFDKAHYLKMINGPGESMADFYYKQSGGKYSVKGDVSDWVKLQYNEARYGYNWDEAEQNPNELDDRHTYWPFIEDTATEWYNSQLAAGKTKAEIKAYLTQFDIWDRYDADGDGNFNEPDGYIDHFQAIHAGEGEEAGGGAQGADAIWSHRWYVNSTDEGKTGPEGNKLGGAPIGDSGIWIGDYTTEPENGGLGVFTHEYGHDLGLPDLYDTQGGDNSTAFWTLMSGGSWLSKDPNSIGTSPSYMGPWEKLFLGWLDYTVVDPGKTKLVSLGSAATPEGLPQAVLVPLPDQTVTENWNTPYSGGWEWWSGSADDLNVSLERTVDLTDATTATLTAKAQYRIEPGYDWLYGEVSTDGGTTWTKVQEPGIGGQSAGWPTGWVDLNYDLTPWKGQTVKFRFHYTSDGGLHYEGAFLDDIKLVTDGTHGFTDDVEAGVGGWTAKGFERINGSTTDVYPRFYLAEYRTYTGYDKNFKTGPYNFGFASKPDWVEKFPYQDGLLVWYVNYKYGDNNTRVHPGGGLALPVDARPTPIAWPGTCAAHAGNPDGLCMLGNRRQPFDAVFGLQKTDAVTFHRADVPLTVPSSKGIATFDDTDPNRYWSPQNPWGSVQVAGDGVKISVWLEFTGVAPVMLLQVKN; translated from the coding sequence TTGCGAATCCGCAGAATCGGCACCGCCGCCGGGATCGCCGCCGCGCTGGTAGCTGCCAGCCTGACGGCGACCCCCGCGAGCGGCGCGCCCGCGCGGGCGGTTACCCCGCAGGACCCGACGGGCGTCAGCCGGCCGGACAACCTGCCCAACCCGCTGAACGCGAAGCGCCAGGAGACGCTGAAGAAGGCCATCGCCGACGTCGTGTCGGGCAAGGCCAAGCCGATCCAGCGCAACGGTTCCGAGGTCGTGCAGGTGGCCAAGGGCCGCTGGGCCGAGCTGAAGAAGAAGGCGGACAAGGTCGACCCGATCTTCACCATCCTGGTGGAGTTCGGCGACCAGGTCGGCCCCGACGGCACGGGCGGCACGCCCGGCCCGAGCTACAACCAGATCCCGCAGCCCGACCGGACCAAGGACAACTCCACGTACTGGGTGTCGAACTTCGACAAGGCCCACTACCTGAAGATGATCAACGGTCCGGGCGAGTCGATGGCCGACTTCTACTACAAGCAGTCGGGCGGCAAGTACTCGGTCAAGGGCGACGTCTCGGACTGGGTGAAGCTGCAGTACAACGAGGCTCGCTACGGCTACAACTGGGACGAGGCCGAGCAGAACCCGAACGAGCTCGACGACCGGCACACCTACTGGCCGTTCATCGAGGACACCGCCACCGAGTGGTACAACTCGCAGCTGGCGGCCGGCAAGACGAAGGCCGAGATCAAGGCGTACCTCACCCAGTTCGACATCTGGGACCGGTACGACGCCGACGGTGACGGCAACTTCAACGAGCCCGACGGGTACATCGACCACTTCCAGGCCATTCACGCTGGTGAGGGCGAGGAGGCCGGCGGCGGCGCCCAGGGTGCCGACGCCATCTGGTCGCACCGCTGGTACGTGAACTCGACCGACGAGGGCAAGACCGGCCCGGAGGGCAACAAGCTGGGCGGCGCGCCGATCGGCGACTCGGGCATCTGGATCGGTGACTACACCACCGAGCCGGAGAACGGCGGCCTCGGCGTCTTCACCCACGAGTACGGCCACGACCTCGGTCTGCCGGACCTGTACGACACGCAGGGCGGCGACAACAGCACCGCCTTCTGGACGCTGATGTCGGGTGGCTCCTGGCTGAGCAAGGACCCGAACAGCATCGGCACCTCGCCGTCGTACATGGGCCCGTGGGAGAAGCTGTTCCTGGGCTGGCTCGACTACACCGTGGTCGACCCGGGCAAGACCAAGCTGGTGTCGCTCGGCTCGGCGGCCACGCCGGAGGGCCTGCCGCAGGCGGTCCTCGTGCCGCTGCCGGACCAGACGGTCACCGAGAACTGGAACACGCCCTACAGCGGCGGCTGGGAGTGGTGGAGCGGCAGCGCCGACGACCTCAACGTCTCGCTGGAGCGCACGGTCGACCTGACCGACGCGACCACCGCGACGCTGACCGCCAAGGCGCAGTACCGCATCGAGCCCGGCTACGACTGGCTCTACGGCGAGGTCAGCACCGACGGCGGCACCACCTGGACCAAGGTCCAGGAGCCGGGCATCGGCGGCCAGAGCGCCGGCTGGCCCACCGGCTGGGTGGACCTGAACTACGACCTGACCCCGTGGAAGGGCCAGACCGTCAAGTTCCGGTTCCACTACACCAGTGACGGCGGCCTGCACTACGAGGGCGCCTTCCTGGACGACATCAAGCTCGTCACGGACGGCACCCACGGGTTCACCGACGACGTCGAGGCCGGCGTGGGCGGCTGGACGGCGAAGGGCTTCGAGCGCATCAACGGCTCGACGACCGACGTCTACCCCCGCTTCTACCTGGCGGAGTACCGCACGTACACCGGTTACGACAAGAACTTCAAGACCGGTCCCTACAACTTCGGCTTCGCCTCGAAGCCGGACTGGGTGGAGAAGTTCCCGTACCAGGACGGCCTGCTGGTCTGGTACGTGAACTACAAGTACGGCGACAACAACACCCGGGTGCACCCGGGCGGCGGCCTCGCGCTGCCGGTCGACGCGCGGCCGACGCCCATCGCGTGGCCGGGCACCTGCGCGGCGCACGCCGGCAACCCGGACGGCCTGTGCATGCTGGGCAACCGGCGCCAGCCGTTCGACGCCGTGTTCGGTCTGCAGAAGACCGACGCGGTGACCTTCCACCGGGCGGACGTTCCGCTGACCGTGCCGTCGAGCAAGGGCATCGCGACGTTCGACGACACGGACCCGAACCGCTACTGGTCGCCCCAGAACCCGTGGGGCTCGGTCCAGGTGGCCGGGGACGGCGTCAAGATCTCGGTCTGGCTGGAGTTCACCGGCGTCGCGCCGGTGATGCTGCTCCAGGTCAAGAACTGA
- a CDS encoding vanadium-dependent haloperoxidase: MKRLRGRGLLAALTLVAAAAGAAIVPAQAAHAAGPPDHTVYWNQVLLRVYRQVGGAPGPLARAGAMMHAAMWDAANSAECRLGATATPVFDTCLGKKYLTVVTTQKYAGATAPSLTTAIDYAAVTVLRNLYPGINFDADLATAQQGVGTDVNQKEGVYIGQAAALAMRNARATDGSADNTAYPDGTVPGAWRSTGSGAAAGPNWGLVTPFAMTSGSQFRPQLPLGFSSYASLLASPAYAAQVNEIKSYGSATSTTRTADQTQQAWFWANDVNETYKPPGQLFEHTRIISVVRGLSPTQTVRLFALVAVAMADASIAAWDAKYQTAIDLWRPESAIRLADTDGNAATVADPSWQPLSADKFGVHFSPPFPAYVSGHATFAAAWAGVMQDFLGTDAVTWTATTEDPHAIGVTRSFTTISAAATENALSRIYLGVHYRMDADHGLATGDSVAARVFAREFTVWQAQNVYEDANQCVLAGMAAVQQGTYEEYKCVTSINETATLYLR, encoded by the coding sequence ATGAAACGACTGAGAGGTCGTGGGCTGCTCGCTGCCCTCACACTGGTCGCGGCCGCGGCGGGAGCCGCGATCGTCCCGGCGCAGGCGGCTCACGCCGCAGGCCCGCCCGACCACACCGTCTACTGGAACCAGGTGCTGCTGCGCGTTTACCGCCAGGTGGGCGGGGCGCCCGGCCCGCTGGCCCGCGCGGGGGCGATGATGCACGCCGCGATGTGGGACGCCGCCAACTCGGCGGAGTGCCGCCTCGGCGCCACCGCGACGCCGGTGTTCGACACCTGCCTCGGCAAAAAGTACCTGACCGTCGTCACCACGCAGAAGTACGCCGGAGCCACCGCGCCGTCGCTGACCACCGCGATCGACTACGCCGCGGTCACCGTGCTGCGCAACCTCTACCCCGGGATCAACTTCGACGCCGACCTGGCCACCGCCCAGCAGGGCGTGGGCACCGACGTCAACCAGAAGGAAGGTGTGTACATCGGTCAGGCGGCCGCGCTCGCCATGCGCAACGCGCGCGCGACCGACGGCTCGGCCGACAACACGGCCTACCCGGACGGCACCGTGCCCGGCGCGTGGCGCTCGACCGGCTCCGGCGCCGCCGCCGGGCCCAACTGGGGCCTGGTCACGCCGTTCGCCATGACCTCGGGCTCGCAGTTCCGCCCGCAGCTGCCGCTCGGCTTCTCCAGCTACGCGAGCCTGCTGGCCAGCCCCGCGTACGCGGCGCAGGTCAACGAGATCAAGAGCTACGGTTCGGCCACCTCGACCACGCGGACCGCCGACCAGACCCAGCAGGCGTGGTTCTGGGCGAACGACGTCAACGAGACCTACAAGCCGCCGGGCCAGCTCTTCGAGCACACCCGGATCATCTCGGTCGTGCGCGGGCTGTCCCCGACCCAGACCGTCCGGCTGTTCGCCCTGGTAGCCGTGGCCATGGCGGACGCCAGCATCGCGGCATGGGACGCGAAGTACCAGACCGCGATCGACCTGTGGCGGCCGGAGTCGGCGATCCGGCTGGCCGACACCGACGGCAACGCCGCGACCGTGGCGGATCCGTCCTGGCAGCCGCTGTCGGCGGACAAGTTCGGGGTCCACTTCAGCCCGCCGTTCCCGGCGTACGTCTCCGGGCACGCCACGTTCGCCGCCGCCTGGGCCGGGGTGATGCAGGACTTCCTCGGCACGGACGCGGTGACCTGGACCGCCACCACAGAGGACCCGCACGCCATCGGCGTGACCCGCTCCTTCACCACCATTTCGGCGGCCGCGACCGAGAACGCGCTCAGCCGCATCTACCTGGGTGTGCACTACCGGATGGACGCCGACCACGGTCTGGCCACCGGGGACAGCGTGGCGGCCCGCGTCTTCGCCCGCGAGTTCACCGTGTGGCAGGCGCAGAACGTCTACGAGGACGCCAACCAGTGCGTGCTGGCCGGGATGGCCGCAGTGCAGCAGGGGACGTACGAGGAGTACAAGTGCGTCACCAGCATCAACGAGACCGCGACGCTGTACCTGCGCTAG
- a CDS encoding helix-turn-helix transcriptional regulator, with translation MLDTQAAVPSLMRWGVSPHADLVYRTLITFGPWSVDRISRSLEMKARQVRRALDELNALGAATPSRAVADGNGEDRVWSCRGPSHVLPVLRDRHHRNALAHHRLHQSLSRMAYPNIVAGLARTPANGVRALDGLRRTVERMTELAAAERHEHLAMNPEPAFDTAAIRAAAPFNRRLAARGVTILSLGVPASPDDESDWHDEELRCQGMQYRELPEVPAKLIIFDRTTALVRQDAADRERGMWEITAPDLVAELANLFRQQWDLAKDPGRDWTPPMNLTPRESTIVVLLAKGYTDAAIAAKLDISVRTIAYTLSALMDRYDVTNRFQLGLRLGAEAARQAPSAADAGPEDDPEHRPEQE, from the coding sequence ATGCTCGACACGCAGGCCGCCGTGCCGTCGCTGATGCGGTGGGGCGTCTCGCCACACGCGGATCTCGTCTACCGCACGCTCATCACCTTCGGCCCCTGGTCGGTCGACCGGATCAGCCGGTCGCTGGAGATGAAGGCACGTCAGGTGCGCCGGGCTCTGGACGAGCTGAACGCGCTCGGCGCCGCCACGCCCAGCCGTGCCGTGGCGGACGGCAACGGCGAGGATCGGGTCTGGTCCTGCCGCGGCCCCAGCCACGTGCTGCCCGTGCTGCGCGACCGGCACCACCGCAACGCGCTGGCACACCACCGGCTGCACCAGAGCCTGTCCCGGATGGCGTACCCGAACATCGTGGCGGGCCTGGCCCGGACGCCCGCCAACGGCGTCCGCGCGCTCGACGGCCTGCGCCGGACGGTCGAGCGGATGACCGAGCTCGCCGCGGCCGAACGGCACGAGCACCTGGCGATGAACCCGGAGCCCGCCTTCGACACCGCGGCGATCAGGGCGGCGGCACCGTTCAACCGCAGGCTCGCCGCGCGGGGAGTCACGATCCTGAGCCTCGGTGTGCCCGCGTCGCCCGACGACGAGTCCGACTGGCACGACGAGGAGCTGCGCTGCCAGGGCATGCAGTATCGCGAGCTGCCGGAGGTGCCGGCGAAGCTCATCATCTTCGACCGGACGACGGCGCTGGTGCGGCAGGACGCCGCCGACCGGGAACGCGGCATGTGGGAGATCACCGCGCCGGATCTGGTCGCCGAACTCGCCAACCTCTTCCGGCAGCAGTGGGACCTCGCGAAGGACCCGGGCCGCGATTGGACACCGCCCATGAACCTCACCCCCCGCGAGAGCACGATCGTCGTCCTGCTGGCCAAGGGCTACACCGACGCCGCGATCGCGGCGAAGCTCGACATCAGCGTGCGCACCATCGCCTACACCCTGTCCGCCCTGATGGACAGGTACGACGTGACCAACCGGTTCCAGTTGGGCCTGCGCCTGGGCGCGGAGGCCGCCCGCCAGGCGCCCTCGGCGGCCGACGCCGGACCTGAAGACGACCCCGAGCACAGACCTGAACAGGAGTAG
- a CDS encoding immune inhibitor A domain-containing protein, translating into MKHAIHARRRRRLLAGVPALALAAVGLYGPGTASAAATPTAVISPSEYYINYAEPAVQPDTDGKEVKGKGGIYGSALDKARAFDRKHANGNPLTANQLAKLEAKSIKTGKSPRQLKQANGTQVARLLTMLVEYNTQANDDFTGVMVPESVNGSRTCVPGTIQNGPTNNTIPNPATVGHPDNNSMWVPDFNQEHYNKMLYTSEGITERVRPDLTGPDGKPGIDISGYTMRNMYLEMSKGTYTVEGEATPWITLPHSEGWYAASRCFKDAEGKWVAGAIQDQNGHPDNPLGPQQMAMDAVDALAAQHPNFPWADYDIEDQGDRDGDGNYYEPDGVIDHLVLVHAGEDKSGGGGAEGIYAIWAHSSAVAGGYSIPGTNLKISNYIVQPEDSGVGVFAHEYGHDLGLPDLYDTSGAGESGVDFWDLMSSGSHSGPIFQSMPTHMGLWDKWVLGWADPQVLAPGADPRDIQLGQTSRTPKGTKDGIKIDLPPKTITLATPHSGGHMWYTGADQDWGNIKIARTVDVPNADDAKFWMWNNYVIEADWDFGMVEVSTDGNAWTPLKIYNEAGQLVSTDDGYADPNGNLNTFGKYGLTGDSHGWRHDYVNLGAYKGQTVQVRLRLATDAAYQDRGWFADDFSVTGGGATTWSDDVESGANGWTATGGTWVDTTGPGWRIDTGTSTKAHYYLAEWRNFDGFDQGLQYAYDTSYSRDGAWKVEKVKYNAPGMLVWYRDTTFGNTNHVTANLTALPSVGSKGGLLIVDSHFDPLRRTGVAATKDGSTLKNLPGRPQSSNAAFTLQPTYPFRECLEGPNEPFSEYCTDFGPQPAVSAFTDAKGWVPGLEFRNGSLFYRDADASTVIPSVGNAPYTTRIVDANGNPVTALYGYDGLGFTVLGSGNPGDAGVAYGVTITIVRAAKDNSYATVHVTPALS; encoded by the coding sequence ATGAAGCACGCCATCCATGCGCGGAGGAGGCGCCGGCTACTCGCCGGTGTGCCCGCGCTGGCGCTGGCCGCGGTGGGGCTCTACGGCCCGGGAACGGCGAGCGCTGCCGCCACCCCGACCGCCGTCATCAGCCCCAGCGAGTACTACATCAACTACGCCGAGCCCGCCGTGCAGCCTGACACCGACGGCAAGGAGGTCAAGGGCAAGGGCGGCATCTACGGTAGCGCGCTGGACAAGGCCCGCGCGTTCGACCGCAAGCACGCCAACGGCAACCCGCTGACCGCCAACCAGCTCGCCAAGCTGGAGGCCAAGTCCATCAAGACCGGCAAGAGCCCGCGCCAGCTCAAGCAGGCGAACGGCACGCAGGTCGCACGCCTGCTGACCATGCTGGTCGAGTACAACACGCAGGCCAACGACGACTTCACCGGCGTGATGGTGCCGGAGTCGGTGAACGGTTCGCGCACCTGCGTGCCGGGCACGATCCAGAACGGCCCGACGAACAACACCATCCCGAACCCGGCGACGGTCGGCCACCCTGACAACAACTCGATGTGGGTGCCCGACTTCAACCAGGAGCACTACAACAAGATGCTCTACACCTCGGAGGGCATCACCGAGCGGGTCCGCCCGGACCTCACCGGCCCGGACGGCAAGCCGGGCATCGACATCTCCGGCTACACCATGCGCAACATGTACCTGGAGATGTCGAAGGGCACCTACACCGTCGAGGGCGAGGCGACCCCGTGGATCACCCTGCCGCACTCGGAGGGCTGGTACGCCGCGTCCCGCTGCTTCAAGGACGCCGAAGGCAAGTGGGTCGCCGGCGCGATCCAGGACCAGAACGGCCACCCGGACAACCCGCTCGGCCCGCAGCAGATGGCGATGGACGCGGTGGACGCGCTGGCCGCGCAGCACCCGAACTTCCCGTGGGCCGACTATGACATCGAGGACCAGGGCGACCGCGACGGCGACGGCAACTACTACGAGCCGGACGGCGTGATCGACCACCTGGTGCTCGTGCACGCCGGTGAGGACAAGTCCGGTGGCGGCGGTGCCGAGGGCATCTACGCCATCTGGGCGCACTCCTCGGCGGTGGCGGGCGGCTACAGCATTCCCGGCACCAACCTGAAGATCTCGAACTACATCGTGCAGCCGGAGGACTCCGGCGTGGGCGTGTTCGCCCACGAGTACGGCCACGACCTCGGTCTGCCGGACCTGTACGACACCTCGGGCGCCGGCGAGTCGGGTGTCGACTTCTGGGACCTGATGTCCTCGGGTTCGCACTCCGGCCCGATCTTCCAGTCGATGCCGACCCACATGGGCCTCTGGGACAAGTGGGTGCTCGGCTGGGCTGACCCGCAGGTGCTCGCGCCGGGCGCCGACCCGCGTGACATCCAGCTGGGCCAGACCTCCCGCACGCCGAAGGGCACCAAGGACGGCATCAAGATCGACCTGCCGCCGAAGACCATCACCCTGGCGACCCCGCACAGCGGCGGCCACATGTGGTACACCGGTGCCGACCAGGACTGGGGCAACATCAAGATCGCTCGCACCGTCGACGTGCCCAACGCCGACGACGCGAAGTTCTGGATGTGGAACAACTACGTGATCGAGGCGGACTGGGACTTCGGCATGGTCGAGGTCTCCACCGACGGGAACGCGTGGACCCCGCTCAAGATTTACAACGAGGCCGGCCAGCTCGTCTCCACCGACGACGGCTACGCCGACCCGAACGGCAACCTGAACACGTTCGGCAAGTACGGCCTCACCGGTGACAGCCACGGCTGGCGTCACGACTACGTCAACCTCGGCGCCTACAAGGGCCAGACGGTCCAGGTGCGGCTGCGCCTGGCCACCGACGCGGCCTACCAGGACCGCGGCTGGTTCGCCGACGACTTCTCGGTCACCGGCGGCGGCGCCACCACCTGGAGCGACGACGTCGAGTCCGGCGCCAACGGCTGGACCGCGACCGGCGGCACCTGGGTCGACACCACCGGCCCCGGCTGGCGCATCGACACCGGCACCTCGACCAAGGCGCACTACTACCTGGCCGAGTGGCGCAACTTCGACGGGTTCGACCAGGGTCTGCAGTACGCCTACGACACCAGCTACTCGCGTGATGGCGCGTGGAAGGTGGAGAAGGTCAAGTACAACGCCCCCGGCATGCTGGTGTGGTACCGCGACACCACGTTCGGCAACACCAACCACGTCACGGCGAACCTGACCGCGCTGCCCAGCGTGGGCTCGAAGGGCGGCCTGCTCATCGTGGACTCGCACTTCGACCCGCTGCGCCGCACCGGCGTCGCGGCCACGAAGGACGGCTCCACGCTGAAGAACCTGCCGGGCCGTCCGCAGTCGTCGAACGCCGCGTTCACGCTGCAGCCGACGTACCCGTTCCGGGAGTGCCTGGAGGGCCCGAACGAGCCGTTCAGCGAGTACTGCACCGACTTCGGCCCGCAGCCGGCCGTGTCCGCCTTCACGGACGCCAAGGGCTGGGTGCCGGGTCTGGAGTTCCGCAACGGCAGCCTGTTCTACCGCGACGCCGACGCCTCGACGGTCATCCCGTCGGTGGGCAACGCGCCGTACACCACCCGGATCGTCGACGCCAACGGCAACCCGGTGACCGCCCTCTACGGATACGACGGTCTCGGCTTCACCGTGCTCGGCAGCGGCAACCCGGGTGACGCGGGTGTCGCCTACGGGGTGACCATCACCATCGTGCGCGCCGCCAAGGACAACTCGTACGCCACCGTGCACGTCACGCCGGCCCTGAGCTAG